One segment of Fibrobacter sp. UWR4 DNA contains the following:
- a CDS encoding DUF2279 domain-containing protein, with the protein MKILSKTLLASTLLSAGLAQADNFLGPLTWRDSTWDYRSEDPQNIQAEVSVPKLSAVIGLTAAVYGAAYGFVFAKGWWDEEGNDFHFENDFDYALNLDKLGHFASGVLLGEIFYEGYRWAGISEFRSYLFAGLSAVSTHIAIDVKDGYAPKWGFSIFDVLSGSLGGFLPMAERYVPLFKYVDLKWSYWINSNAYYDQEHDASGGGIFTDDYVNQTFWASFKPYRMLPASVRKYYPSWLAVAAGLSIDEGVFTKEYKHHHRSVAHREVYIALDYDLEAFRPQSRWARTLIKYLNYIKFPAPTVQVYPDVKWFLLYPIKF; encoded by the coding sequence ATGAAGATCTTGTCCAAAACGTTGCTGGCATCCACGCTATTGTCTGCGGGATTGGCTCAGGCTGATAATTTCCTGGGACCCCTTACCTGGCGAGATTCCACCTGGGATTATCGTTCTGAAGATCCTCAGAATATCCAGGCTGAAGTTTCCGTACCTAAGCTTTCTGCAGTGATTGGCTTGACTGCAGCTGTTTATGGTGCTGCCTATGGCTTTGTTTTTGCAAAGGGCTGGTGGGACGAAGAAGGCAATGATTTCCACTTCGAGAATGATTTTGATTATGCCCTCAACTTGGATAAGCTGGGGCATTTTGCATCTGGGGTGCTTCTTGGCGAAATTTTTTACGAAGGTTACCGCTGGGCAGGAATTTCCGAATTCCGTTCCTACTTGTTTGCAGGTCTGTCTGCTGTATCCACCCATATTGCCATTGACGTAAAGGATGGGTACGCGCCAAAGTGGGGCTTCAGTATTTTTGACGTGCTATCGGGATCTCTAGGGGGCTTCTTGCCCATGGCGGAACGCTATGTGCCCCTGTTCAAGTACGTGGATCTCAAATGGAGCTACTGGATTAATTCAAATGCCTATTATGACCAGGAACACGATGCTTCTGGCGGTGGAATCTTTACGGATGACTATGTGAACCAGACTTTCTGGGCATCATTCAAGCCTTATCGTATGTTGCCTGCTTCCGTTCGGAAGTATTATCCCAGTTGGCTTGCTGTTGCGGCTGGACTTAGTATTGACGAAGGCGTGTTCACCAAGGAATATAAGCATCATCATAGATCTGTTGCTCATAGGGAAGTCTATATTGCTTTGGACTATGATCTGGAAGCCTTTAGACCCCAAAGTCGCTGGGCTAGAACCCTCATTAAGTACCTGAATTACATTAAGTTTCCTGCTCCCACCGTGCAGGTTTATCCTGACGTGAAGTGGTTCCTACTTTATCCTATCAAGTTCTAA
- the fabF gene encoding beta-ketoacyl-ACP synthase II — MEEVVITGMGCVSALGNTPDLLWDNLLAGKSGITPITRFDVTNFTTKFSASVNEFVADEYFSARDQSRYSRSIQYAVYSAYKALANAGVDPAAEDPSRAGVIIGSGIGGMKIYTDTCVAYATRGPSRVSPFFIPMAITNMPAGEVSNRIGWMGPCFAVTSACATSNHAIAAAYDAIRLGRADIMLAGGADETVNEVAVAGFCSMKALSKRNDDPTTASRPFDVDRDGFVIGEGAGVLVLESLSHAQKRGAKILARVAGVGMSADAHHMSAPREDGEGVRMAIEMALRDAKIAASDVGYVNTHGTSTPLGDVAECSALEKVFGLRDTLKINSSKCMIGHALGAAGALEAIITIKSLQNQMIHATTNVFNQDERIHFDVCANKNTAHSFKYAMSDGFGFGGHNSVVLLAKD; from the coding sequence ATGGAAGAAGTTGTAATCACTGGTATGGGCTGCGTTTCTGCCCTTGGCAACACTCCCGACCTTCTCTGGGACAACCTCCTGGCTGGTAAGTCCGGTATCACTCCGATTACTCGCTTTGATGTTACCAATTTCACCACCAAGTTCTCTGCCAGCGTCAACGAATTCGTTGCAGACGAATACTTCTCTGCTCGCGACCAGTCTCGCTATTCTCGCAGCATCCAGTATGCCGTTTATTCCGCATACAAGGCTCTTGCTAATGCTGGTGTTGACCCTGCTGCTGAAGATCCGAGCCGCGCCGGTGTGATTATCGGTTCCGGTATCGGTGGCATGAAAATCTATACCGACACTTGCGTTGCCTATGCAACTCGCGGTCCTAGCCGTGTGTCTCCGTTCTTCATCCCTATGGCAATTACTAATATGCCTGCTGGTGAAGTTTCCAACCGTATCGGCTGGATGGGCCCCTGCTTCGCAGTGACCTCCGCTTGCGCTACTTCCAACCACGCCATTGCCGCTGCATACGACGCCATTCGTCTTGGCCGTGCAGATATCATGCTGGCCGGTGGTGCTGACGAAACCGTTAACGAAGTTGCTGTTGCTGGTTTCTGCTCCATGAAGGCTCTTTCCAAGCGTAATGACGACCCGACCACCGCTTCCCGCCCCTTCGATGTTGATCGTGACGGTTTCGTGATTGGTGAAGGTGCCGGTGTTCTCGTTCTCGAAAGCCTTTCTCACGCTCAGAAGCGTGGCGCAAAGATCCTCGCTCGCGTTGCTGGCGTTGGCATGAGCGCAGATGCTCACCACATGTCCGCTCCCCGCGAAGATGGCGAAGGCGTTCGCATGGCTATCGAAATGGCTCTCCGTGATGCAAAGATCGCTGCTTCCGACGTTGGCTACGTCAACACCCACGGTACTTCCACTCCCCTTGGCGACGTTGCTGAATGCTCCGCTCTTGAAAAGGTCTTCGGTCTCCGTGATACCCTCAAGATCAACTCCTCTAAGTGCATGATCGGTCATGCTCTTGGTGCTGCTGGTGCTCTCGAAGCAATCATCACCATCAAGTCCCTCCAGAACCAGATGATTCACGCTACTACCAACGTGTTCAACCAGGACGAACGCATCCACTTCGACGTTTGCGCCAACAAGAACACTGCACATAGCTTCAAGTATGCTATGTCCGATGGCTTCGGTTTCGGTGGTCACAACAGCGTCGTGCTCTTGGCTAAGGATTAA
- the orn gene encoding oligoribonuclease, whose product MVRWKSSPNLVWIDLEMSGLNPDKDVILEVATIVTDPNLKVITEGPVLAVHQPENVFEGMDDWNKRHHTQSGLVDRCRKSKLTVADCEKMVLDLIKPYTEKGGNLLCGNSITQDRRFIYKYMPKLSEWLNYRNIDVSSIKELTFRWYPNLPEFQKMERHQALDDIRESIAELEYYRKTIFKERI is encoded by the coding sequence ATGGTAAGATGGAAAAGTTCCCCCAATCTCGTCTGGATAGACCTTGAAATGTCAGGTCTCAACCCCGACAAGGATGTAATCCTTGAAGTGGCCACCATCGTGACCGACCCAAATCTCAAGGTGATTACCGAGGGACCGGTTCTTGCCGTACATCAGCCCGAAAATGTTTTTGAAGGCATGGACGACTGGAACAAGCGACATCACACCCAAAGTGGTCTGGTGGATCGCTGCCGCAAGTCGAAACTGACCGTCGCTGACTGCGAGAAGATGGTTCTGGACCTGATCAAGCCTTACACAGAAAAAGGCGGCAACCTGCTTTGCGGGAACTCCATTACCCAGGACAGACGCTTTATCTATAAGTACATGCCCAAACTTTCCGAATGGCTGAACTATCGAAATATCGACGTAAGCTCCATCAAGGAACTGACTTTCCGCTGGTATCCGAACCTGCCCGAATTCCAGAAAATGGAACGCCACCAGGCACTGGATGATATCCGCGAAAGCATTGCAGAACTGGAATACTACCGCAAGACAATCTTCAAAGAACGTATTTAA